In Thermodesulfobacteriota bacterium, a single genomic region encodes these proteins:
- a CDS encoding RT0821/Lpp0805 family surface protein: protein MRTKSLSVAALALVASWTLGPGLAEAGDRYRKPHGSKSSPTWVRRAPVRPGPPPWTPVHLHGPYREHGLRHPYPSTTVVYQSYTAYAGPAYPGGAWGNRELLGNLIGGTVGGVLGAQVGKGSGRTAAIVGGTVVGVLVGGSVGRSMDAVDRLYVNQVLETAPTRTAVAWHNPDTRTRYEVTPIATYQEAGRYCREYTATALIGGRSQQIYGTACRQPDGSWEVVR from the coding sequence ATGAGAACGAAGAGCCTCTCGGTTGCCGCCCTTGCCCTTGTCGCGTCCTGGACCCTGGGCCCCGGGCTCGCCGAAGCCGGGGACCGGTACCGGAAGCCGCACGGAAGCAAGTCCTCGCCCACCTGGGTGCGCCGCGCCCCGGTCCGCCCTGGTCCGCCCCCCTGGACGCCGGTCCACCTCCACGGTCCCTACCGGGAGCACGGCCTGCGCCACCCCTACCCCTCCACCACGGTGGTCTACCAGTCGTACACGGCCTACGCGGGACCCGCCTACCCGGGCGGCGCGTGGGGGAACCGGGAACTCCTGGGCAACCTGATCGGCGGCACCGTGGGGGGCGTGCTCGGGGCCCAGGTGGGGAAGGGATCGGGCCGCACGGCCGCCATCGTCGGGGGAACGGTGGTGGGCGTGCTGGTGGGCGGCAGCGTGGGCCGCTCCATGGACGCGGTGGACCGGCTCTACGTGAACCAGGTGTTGGAGACCGCCCCCACCCGCACGGCCGTGGCCTGGCACAACCCCGACACCCGCACGCGCTACGAGGTCACCCCCATCGCCACCTACCAGGAGGCCGGCCGCTACTGCCGCGAGTACACCGCCACGGCCCTGATCGGCGGCCGGTCGCAGCAGATCTACGGCACCGCGTGCCGCCAGCCCGACGGTTCCTGGGAGGTGGTCCGCTAG